A single Sporosarcina sp. FSL W8-0480 DNA region contains:
- a CDS encoding DUF2441 domain-containing protein — MGEKQFFAYHLVTRNKMNLGQIIHFDDNQKNTLYRFFFEKEIVNSKGKDYIHILHSNYTSEGLTLTKEDADVAIRSIGQTSRAIREVIVEMVRLEEFPEYPSRLSCLYAAKSYEDVLKWKQVFDSFNRKVLQIVKLKVNGSYFEGDGDLLPKEDGVPFSKKIEQAREYWNGNGNNNNNLPELLINGKIEVVEIIDEFYE, encoded by the coding sequence ATGGGGGAAAAACAGTTTTTTGCTTACCATCTTGTAACAAGGAATAAAATGAACCTTGGTCAAATCATCCATTTCGATGACAATCAAAAAAACACATTATACCGCTTCTTCTTTGAAAAGGAGATAGTGAATTCCAAGGGCAAAGATTATATTCACATACTTCACAGCAATTACACGAGTGAGGGTCTGACCCTAACCAAAGAAGATGCCGATGTGGCTATTAGGTCTATCGGACAAACAAGTAGGGCCATTCGGGAAGTTATAGTTGAAATGGTTCGGCTTGAGGAATTCCCCGAATATCCTTCTCGGTTATCCTGCCTATACGCAGCGAAAAGTTATGAGGATGTCCTTAAGTGGAAGCAAGTTTTCGATTCATTCAATCGAAAGGTTTTGCAGATTGTTAAACTTAAAGTAAATGGAAGCTATTTCGAGGGGGATGGTGATCTCTTGCCCAAAGAAGACGGCGTTCCTTTCTCAAAAAAAATCGAGCAAGCAAGGGAATATTGGAATGGCAATGGTAACAACAACAACAACCTTCCAGAGCTGTTGATAAACGGGAAAATCGAGGTAGTGGAAATTATTGATGAGTTTTATGAATGA
- a CDS encoding sugar nucleotide-binding protein, which produces MKVLVLGASGFLGGHVYHNLLKDNRFKEVVGTSKSSEIEELYTIDINDEKMFGEFYRKYNPDFVIWAVMSTDNEETLIHTGLKQLLNMMDTKTKLIYVSTDGIFSSGEGCFDEHAAPSYLETHNPLSGYTNAKLDGEKMIQKEHQNYIVLRTGPLYGLALNGNWDSRVLALQSALTANKPYKRADNLFKTFVHVEDLAHAIIELLSIDYTGFLHVGPKNKESYYTFSLKMAEKLKLNNTFIELDRIPIKEALKRGVSLDTSLNTAKCSSLLKTKFRDV; this is translated from the coding sequence ATGAAGGTCCTTGTCTTAGGTGCAAGTGGTTTTCTTGGTGGTCATGTTTATCATAATCTATTAAAAGATAATCGATTCAAGGAGGTAGTGGGGACAAGTAAATCATCAGAAATAGAAGAATTATATACTATTGATATTAATGATGAGAAAATGTTTGGCGAATTTTACAGGAAATATAACCCGGATTTTGTCATTTGGGCTGTGATGAGTACTGATAACGAAGAGACATTAATACATACGGGTTTAAAACAACTGTTAAATATGATGGATACAAAAACAAAGTTGATATACGTTTCTACGGATGGAATATTTTCAAGCGGGGAAGGTTGTTTTGATGAACATGCTGCACCATCTTATCTTGAAACGCATAACCCGTTATCAGGATATACGAATGCTAAATTAGACGGTGAAAAAATGATTCAGAAAGAACATCAAAATTATATTGTTCTTCGAACTGGCCCATTGTATGGCCTGGCTCTTAATGGGAATTGGGATTCAAGAGTATTGGCTCTACAATCTGCTTTGACAGCTAATAAGCCTTATAAAAGAGCCGATAATCTCTTTAAAACATTTGTTCATGTAGAAGACCTTGCCCATGCGATAATTGAACTGTTGTCCATTGACTACACAGGATTTTTGCATGTTGGTCCAAAAAACAAAGAAAGCTATTATACCTTTTCCCTAAAGATGGCTGAAAAATTAAAACTAAATAATACGTTTATTGAATTAGATAGGATTCCGATAAAAGAAGCTTTGAAAAGGGGAGTTTCATTAGATACATCCTTAAACACTGCCAAATGCAGTTCTTTGTTAAAAACAAAGTTTAGAGACGTATGA
- a CDS encoding DUF445 family protein, protein MKRLNFIWTLLFMAVIGAIIGGFTNHLAIKMLFRPHEAKYIGKWRLPFTPGLIPKRRDELAVQLGKTVTNYLVTPDMFRNKLLTPENEKKAEAFLQNKIEEQVLHSDKTLNDWLQLAGVSNLPQTVEKKIEAIIETQLTNVRTKLMTGTIEEVVPKAWQEQVKEKIPTVTSYILNRAEQYIDSPEGKVMFQKMINDFLESKGTFGGVLGMFFGDSNSLVEKVQKEALKFINAPGTYTLLHSLIDKEFTKLQKRPTAELLSDFNWEGLFASVKAYAKKELALEHRLDKTIQDYWPQGSIWTSENLTPKLIDFGFKQAEKQLELSLKKLKLDEIVKEQVDTFPVAVLEDLVLGISRREFKMITVLGALLGGIIGIVQGLIVLLTNL, encoded by the coding sequence GTGAAGCGATTGAATTTTATATGGACACTGCTATTCATGGCCGTTATCGGAGCAATAATCGGAGGATTTACAAATCACCTTGCGATTAAAATGCTATTTAGGCCCCATGAAGCAAAATATATCGGAAAATGGCGGCTGCCTTTCACACCCGGCCTCATCCCAAAACGCCGGGATGAACTCGCCGTACAATTAGGAAAAACCGTCACAAACTATTTAGTAACACCGGATATGTTCCGGAACAAACTACTCACACCTGAAAATGAAAAAAAGGCGGAGGCATTCCTTCAAAACAAGATTGAGGAACAAGTTCTTCATTCGGACAAGACATTGAACGATTGGTTGCAATTGGCGGGGGTTTCTAACCTGCCTCAAACCGTCGAGAAAAAAATCGAGGCAATCATTGAAACGCAGCTCACGAATGTACGCACCAAGTTGATGACGGGTACAATTGAAGAAGTCGTTCCAAAGGCTTGGCAGGAACAAGTGAAGGAAAAAATCCCAACCGTTACATCCTATATCCTTAATCGCGCGGAGCAATATATTGACTCCCCCGAAGGAAAAGTGATGTTCCAAAAAATGATCAATGACTTCTTGGAGTCGAAAGGTACATTTGGTGGCGTCTTAGGTATGTTCTTCGGTGACTCAAATTCACTCGTTGAGAAAGTGCAAAAGGAAGCGCTGAAATTCATCAATGCTCCAGGCACTTACACCCTTCTCCACTCATTGATTGACAAAGAATTCACTAAGCTCCAAAAACGCCCGACGGCTGAATTGCTATCCGATTTCAACTGGGAGGGACTGTTCGCTTCGGTTAAAGCATATGCTAAAAAGGAACTTGCGCTTGAACATAGATTGGATAAAACAATTCAAGACTATTGGCCACAAGGTTCTATTTGGACGTCTGAAAACTTGACGCCAAAACTTATCGACTTCGGTTTTAAACAAGCGGAAAAGCAGCTTGAGTTGTCGTTGAAAAAGTTGAAACTTGATGAAATCGTCAAAGAGCAAGTCGATACGTTCCCTGTTGCGGTCCTTGAAGACCTTGTCCTTGGCATTTCAAGAAGAGAGTTTAAAATGATTACCGTGCTTGGTGCTCTATTAGGCGGTATAATTGGGATTGTTCAAGGTTTGATCGTTCTTTTAACAAATTTATAA
- a CDS encoding YlbF family regulator: MTVNIYDDLNKLEATLRKTNEFAQVQQAIEAVKNDEQALELFKSFRKIQMTLQEKQMQGEEIAGEELEYAQKTAQLAQQNEKIMQMLQAEMGLSGLIEEVNRVLMKPVQDMYEKMQ, translated from the coding sequence ATGACTGTTAATATTTATGATGACTTAAACAAATTGGAAGCGACACTTCGTAAGACCAATGAATTTGCTCAAGTGCAACAAGCGATTGAAGCTGTAAAGAATGATGAGCAGGCATTGGAACTGTTCAAGAGCTTCCGTAAAATCCAAATGACGCTTCAGGAAAAGCAAATGCAAGGTGAGGAAATTGCGGGCGAAGAATTAGAATACGCACAAAAAACAGCTCAACTTGCACAGCAAAATGAAAAAATCATGCAAATGCTGCAAGCTGAAATGGGATTGAGCGGATTAATCGAAGAAGTGAACCGCGTATTGATGAAACCTGTTCAAGATATGTATGAGAAAATGCAATGA
- a CDS encoding ABC transporter ATP-binding protein, with the protein MALQLENVTKRFGNFTAVDDLNLKVEKGTMYGFLGANGAGKTTTFRMILGLLNANVGQIAWNGKTISYATSPEIGYLPEERGLYPKMKVEEQLIFLGELRGMNKSDAKKAIKYWIDRFEVPQYLNKKVEELSKGNQQKIQVIASLMHDPKLLILDEPFSGLDPVNVEMLKKAIVDFRNNGATILFSSHRMDHVEELCEQLSIIHRGKQIVEGSLRDVKRSFGRQNVRIRSDYDLTNLDRIRGVVSVAHSVEGAVFQIEDEEVANELLTAALKEGPIRHFEIEEPSLQDIFIAKVGKEHA; encoded by the coding sequence ATGGCTTTACAACTTGAAAACGTAACGAAGCGGTTCGGAAATTTCACGGCCGTTGATGATTTGAATCTGAAAGTTGAAAAAGGGACGATGTATGGTTTCTTAGGCGCGAATGGTGCCGGTAAAACGACGACTTTCCGGATGATTCTTGGATTGTTGAATGCGAATGTCGGGCAGATTGCTTGGAATGGCAAGACGATTTCCTACGCGACAAGTCCTGAAATCGGCTATTTGCCGGAAGAACGCGGTCTTTATCCGAAGATGAAAGTAGAAGAGCAACTCATTTTCCTTGGTGAACTGAGGGGAATGAATAAATCGGATGCAAAGAAAGCGATCAAGTATTGGATTGATAGATTCGAAGTTCCACAGTATTTGAATAAAAAGGTGGAGGAGTTATCAAAAGGGAACCAGCAAAAGATTCAAGTCATAGCTTCCCTGATGCATGATCCGAAGCTTCTCATCCTTGACGAACCGTTTTCCGGACTCGACCCGGTCAATGTGGAAATGTTGAAGAAAGCAATTGTGGATTTTAGAAATAATGGGGCTACCATCCTCTTCTCGAGTCACCGGATGGATCATGTCGAAGAGTTATGCGAACAGCTAAGCATCATTCATAGAGGAAAACAAATTGTTGAGGGGTCGTTGCGGGATGTGAAGCGTTCATTCGGAAGGCAAAATGTACGAATCCGTTCCGATTATGATTTGACGAACCTTGACCGCATCCGTGGAGTTGTTTCGGTAGCCCATTCAGTGGAAGGGGCCGTCTTCCAAATTGAAGATGAAGAGGTGGCCAATGAATTATTGACTGCGGCATTGAAGGAAGGTCCAATCCGTCATTTTGAAATCGAAGAGCCTTCATTGCAAGACATTTTCATCGCAAAGGTGGGGAAAGAACATGCGTGA
- a CDS encoding YhzD family protein, with translation MRTYKLTAYEKNGELITEETFTAENDDLAKEKGHAMLEEKNLLEQTHRLASPAGKLLLFHS, from the coding sequence TTGAGAACTTATAAATTGACTGCTTATGAAAAAAATGGGGAATTGATTACGGAGGAGACGTTTACTGCAGAGAATGATGATTTGGCAAAAGAAAAAGGCCATGCAATGCTTGAAGAGAAAAATCTTCTTGAGCAAACTCATCGCCTCGCTTCTCCTGCTGGAAAGTTATTGCTGTTTCATAGCTAA
- a CDS encoding coproporphyrinogen III oxidase, with amino-acid sequence MQKIIVDKPFEQDWIRMFTHLANLFFEQSKVIDDPAEEGLHIDISVIEDADGFLHGNATLKQDDNVYSATFTEQKTNDGSETESRQLKRIYSHVFLEVLEQFTGMKQSWGILTGIRPTKLYHKYRQMGHDRETVKQLLMDKHRISEEKSELLETIERVQLGAIPDLHDLRNEVSIYIGIPFCPTKCAYCTFPAYAIHRKNGRVESFLDGLHEEIREIGKWLTKRDIKITTIYFGGGTPTSIEADEMDALYQTMYDSFPYMKEVREVTVEAGRPDTITPEKIEVLKKWGIDRISVNPQSYTDETLKAIGRHHSVQETIDKFWLSRNMGLKNINMDLIIGLPNEGLEEFQHSLDETEKMQPESLTVHTLSFKRASEMTRNKNKYKVADRKTVEQMMQLGEEWTKQNGYVPYYLYRQKNILGNLENVGYAKPGEESLYNIIIMEEVQTIIGIGCGASSKFMEPATGKITQFQNPKDPAAYILTFEEYIDKKIEHLERIFPKAVIAE; translated from the coding sequence ATGCAAAAGATTATAGTAGATAAACCTTTCGAACAAGATTGGATACGGATGTTCACGCATCTTGCCAACCTATTCTTTGAGCAATCAAAAGTAATCGATGATCCTGCTGAAGAGGGTCTTCATATCGATATTTCCGTAATAGAGGATGCGGACGGATTCTTGCATGGTAACGCAACCCTTAAACAAGACGACAATGTATACAGCGCAACATTCACTGAGCAAAAGACGAATGATGGATCTGAAACTGAAAGCCGTCAGCTGAAAAGGATATATTCACATGTCTTCCTTGAAGTCTTGGAGCAATTTACCGGCATGAAACAGTCATGGGGAATCCTCACTGGAATCCGGCCGACGAAGCTATATCATAAATACCGTCAAATGGGCCATGATCGTGAAACGGTCAAGCAACTTTTAATGGACAAGCATCGTATTTCAGAAGAGAAAAGTGAGCTTTTGGAAACGATTGAACGCGTCCAACTTGGAGCTATTCCCGACTTGCACGACCTGCGAAATGAAGTGAGTATCTATATCGGTATACCGTTTTGTCCGACGAAATGCGCGTATTGCACGTTCCCGGCGTATGCGATTCATCGAAAAAACGGCCGTGTTGAATCGTTCCTTGACGGGTTGCATGAAGAAATCCGTGAGATAGGGAAATGGTTAACGAAACGTGATATTAAAATAACGACTATCTATTTTGGCGGAGGAACACCGACTTCAATTGAGGCGGATGAGATGGACGCCCTCTATCAGACGATGTATGATTCATTCCCCTATATGAAAGAAGTCCGGGAAGTGACGGTTGAAGCGGGCCGTCCGGATACGATTACGCCTGAGAAAATTGAAGTGCTGAAAAAATGGGGAATCGACCGTATCAGCGTGAACCCGCAGTCATACACGGATGAAACGTTGAAAGCGATCGGGCGGCATCATTCCGTCCAGGAAACAATTGACAAGTTTTGGCTGTCCCGAAATATGGGCTTGAAAAACATCAATATGGATTTAATAATCGGCCTTCCGAACGAAGGGCTTGAGGAATTCCAGCATTCATTGGATGAAACCGAGAAAATGCAGCCTGAATCGTTGACTGTCCATACGCTTTCATTCAAAAGGGCATCCGAAATGACACGGAATAAAAATAAATATAAAGTGGCGGACCGGAAAACGGTGGAGCAGATGATGCAATTGGGCGAAGAGTGGACGAAGCAAAATGGCTATGTGCCTTATTATTTGTACCGCCAAAAAAATATCCTTGGAAACTTGGAGAATGTCGGCTACGCAAAACCGGGTGAAGAGAGCTTGTACAATATTATCATCATGGAAGAAGTACAGACGATTATCGGCATTGGCTGCGGGGCTTCAAGTAAGTTCATGGAACCGGCAACCGGTAAAATCACTCAGTTCCAAAACCCGAAAGATCCAGCTGCATATATTTTGACATTCGAGGAGTATATCGATAAGAAGATCGAGCATTTGGAGAGAATTTTCCCAAAAGCTGTTATAGCGGAATAA
- a CDS encoding STAS domain-containing protein — protein sequence MDHIFKNQAMLDYISENRHNFENELLGQAVNVRENIEEILKIGNIDLINNAHRLVLYVVEMKEEEMQAFAKQEGIAWATYSLTLSFKLEWVQAIRRTIWIFIQKYIVQRNIEVDFFFVEKQINNQIDQFLNAFFINYSLYKDELLRTQRELVENLSVPIIPITESISILPIIGSIDYYRSKVMEEKVLMEVGRLHIQTLLMDLSGIADMEAEVIDQLTKIIDGAALMGCRTAITGLRPDVVRSMVRLGVRFDENTQMVGTLQKALSIYFKD from the coding sequence ATGGACCATATTTTCAAAAACCAAGCGATGCTTGATTATATTAGTGAGAATAGACATAATTTTGAAAATGAATTATTAGGACAAGCTGTTAACGTCAGGGAGAATATCGAAGAAATATTGAAAATTGGCAACATAGACCTTATAAATAATGCACACCGCCTTGTTTTATATGTTGTTGAAATGAAGGAAGAAGAGATGCAAGCGTTTGCTAAGCAAGAGGGGATTGCCTGGGCTACCTATTCATTGACACTTTCTTTCAAGTTGGAGTGGGTTCAAGCAATACGAAGGACAATCTGGATATTCATCCAGAAATATATCGTACAACGGAATATTGAAGTGGACTTTTTCTTTGTAGAAAAGCAGATTAACAATCAAATTGACCAATTCCTAAATGCATTTTTCATTAATTATTCGTTATATAAAGATGAGCTATTAAGAACTCAGAGGGAATTGGTTGAAAACCTATCCGTGCCAATTATTCCGATAACTGAATCCATCAGCATCCTTCCAATCATCGGTTCAATTGATTACTATAGATCGAAAGTGATGGAAGAGAAGGTACTGATGGAAGTGGGACGTTTGCACATCCAGACGTTGCTAATGGATCTTTCAGGAATTGCTGATATGGAAGCTGAAGTGATTGATCAGTTAACGAAGATCATTGACGGGGCAGCTTTGATGGGATGCAGGACTGCGATTACAGGACTTAGGCCGGATGTAGTTAGAAGCATGGTCCGTTTAGGTGTACGCTTTGATGAAAACACTCAAATGGTTGGAACACTACAGAAGGCACTCAGCATTTATTTCAAGGATTGA
- a CDS encoding sigma-70 family RNA polymerase sigma factor — protein MEINKQDLSNADETSQLADSDEILLNYLMREYATKLKRIAYLYTNDHSECEDIIQEVFVSCYRNLSKFRNESNYETWLTRITINKCKDHLRLWRIKNLIYMPLKQPIKTEGSAEEQFIHSENSQEILQQISLLSHKFKEVLILYYFNEMTMQEISETLGINHNTVKSRLLRGKNALLKNLEGSNYSGTL, from the coding sequence TTGGAAATAAATAAGCAAGATCTTTCAAATGCAGACGAAACAAGTCAACTTGCTGATTCTGATGAAATACTTTTGAATTATTTAATGCGAGAATACGCCACCAAACTTAAGAGAATTGCTTATCTTTATACGAATGACCATTCAGAATGTGAAGATATCATTCAAGAAGTCTTTGTCAGTTGCTATCGGAACCTGTCCAAGTTTAGAAACGAATCGAATTATGAAACTTGGTTAACCCGAATCACTATCAATAAGTGTAAAGACCATCTACGTCTTTGGAGAATAAAAAACCTTATTTACATGCCATTGAAGCAACCTATAAAGACAGAAGGTTCAGCAGAGGAACAATTTATACATAGCGAGAATTCACAAGAAATATTACAACAAATTTCGTTGCTTTCTCATAAGTTCAAGGAAGTTTTGATTTTGTACTACTTCAATGAGATGACGATGCAGGAAATAAGTGAAACACTTGGCATTAATCACAATACGGTTAAGTCTCGTTTGTTACGGGGCAAAAATGCACTTCTGAAAAATTTGGAAGGGAGCAATTATAGTGGAACGCTTTGA
- the mgsA gene encoding methylglyoxal synthase → MPVKIALIAHDKKKDEMVNFTIAYEHIFSQYELYATGTTGTRIMQETGLHVHRMMSGPLGGDQQIGSMIATGKMDLIIFFRDPLTAQPHEPDVSALLRLCDVYGIPLATNIATAELLIKSVEKGYFSWRNTADKYKTKGQNIS, encoded by the coding sequence TTGCCTGTGAAAATTGCACTCATTGCACATGACAAGAAAAAAGATGAAATGGTGAATTTCACGATTGCTTACGAGCATATCTTTTCTCAATATGAACTTTATGCAACTGGAACAACAGGTACACGGATCATGCAGGAAACCGGACTTCACGTTCATCGTATGATGTCTGGTCCATTGGGCGGAGATCAGCAAATTGGTTCGATGATTGCGACAGGCAAGATGGATTTGATCATTTTCTTCCGTGATCCGTTGACAGCGCAGCCTCATGAGCCGGATGTCAGTGCACTTTTACGACTTTGTGATGTTTACGGAATCCCGCTTGCAACGAATATTGCAACTGCGGAATTATTGATTAAATCTGTTGAGAAAGGTTATTTCTCATGGCGCAATACTGCGGATAAATACAAAACAAAAGGACAGAATATCTCGTGA
- a CDS encoding enoyl-CoA hydratase has protein sequence MYSTIELTKEGRLARLKLNRPTAMNAMDDVMMKELADAFEALKSDTEAQVLIIQGAGNVFSAGGDIKKMVDPDSPMDIGKIMVDVSRLAKGLYELPQISIAAIHGASAGLGLSMALGCDVILAEENSKLAMNFIGIGLVPDGAGHFFLKERIGVPRAKQLIWAGEVLTGQAAKEQGLVDQLVPDGTIGQSAEALAAKFLSAPIAAMLASKKILHEQKIGELENVLRMESEQQVAMRKTEDHMEGITAFVEKRKPVFQGK, from the coding sequence ATGTATTCTACAATTGAACTGACGAAAGAAGGCAGGCTTGCGCGATTGAAGTTGAATCGACCTACTGCTATGAATGCAATGGATGACGTGATGATGAAGGAATTGGCGGATGCTTTTGAAGCATTAAAATCGGATACGGAAGCTCAAGTGCTGATCATTCAAGGGGCAGGAAATGTATTTTCTGCAGGAGGAGATATTAAGAAAATGGTCGATCCCGATTCGCCGATGGATATCGGGAAAATTATGGTCGACGTTTCGCGACTTGCGAAAGGGCTTTATGAGTTGCCGCAAATTTCAATTGCCGCCATCCATGGTGCATCAGCTGGACTTGGCTTAAGCATGGCGCTTGGCTGTGATGTCATTCTTGCGGAGGAAAATAGCAAACTGGCGATGAATTTCATAGGTATTGGACTTGTGCCAGACGGCGCCGGCCATTTCTTCTTGAAAGAAAGAATCGGAGTTCCGAGGGCGAAGCAACTAATTTGGGCAGGAGAAGTGCTGACCGGACAAGCTGCGAAGGAACAAGGTCTTGTCGATCAGCTCGTTCCAGATGGCACTATTGGTCAATCTGCAGAAGCGCTTGCGGCGAAATTCCTATCGGCGCCAATTGCAGCGATGCTCGCTTCTAAGAAAATCTTACATGAACAGAAGATCGGCGAATTAGAAAATGTCTTACGCATGGAAAGTGAACAGCAGGTTGCAATGCGCAAGACAGAAGATCATATGGAAGGCATAACGGCATTTGTAGAAAAACGCAAACCTGTATTTCAAGGCAAATAG
- a CDS encoding PadR family transcriptional regulator, with protein MTYTGGPMTEAMYYVLLALLNPNHGYQLMHSISEVSDGRIKMGPGTLYGVLSRMQKDGLISLAEEDGRRKTYEITKEGKIALRVEYNRLKAQIADGIIIEEGEIENGEVDLQSSTE; from the coding sequence TTGACATATACAGGTGGGCCGATGACAGAAGCGATGTACTATGTACTTCTTGCATTATTGAATCCAAACCACGGTTATCAATTAATGCATTCAATTAGTGAAGTTTCTGACGGGAGAATAAAAATGGGACCAGGAACACTATATGGGGTCCTTTCGCGCATGCAAAAAGACGGTCTTATTTCTTTGGCAGAAGAGGATGGTAGAAGAAAAACATATGAGATTACGAAAGAAGGAAAAATTGCCTTACGGGTGGAGTACAATCGTCTGAAGGCTCAAATCGCTGACGGTATTATAATTGAAGAAGGTGAGATTGAAAATGGGGAAGTCGATTTACAAAGTTCGACCGAGTGA
- a CDS encoding DUF2812 domain-containing protein — MGKSIYKVRPSDYWRIGEHENWFEEMAAEGLHLKKLGKVFATFEKGEPKQMKYRIDISIDRKISEDQLDMYAESEWEYVTRDKFFYVFSSPVELNAPELHTDSAEQSYTIEKLDNKIAGNAFFTGVATILMIGMLSAIWFLEGTPVYVLIEGWAIQQTILAAFIGYTAYTSLRASISIRGLRKNLLEGKPINRHASWTKRDRRRSAFAVVFAIVIGLSAVIPIVQLAKNKTETLPEENIDLPIVRLADIEQNPDLIRDGPVYMDDGVDWGNRYTFKWGPFAPVQYETNEGGLVPGKMWSDGSGRYSPSVHTKVYQLTIPAMADSLITDLMKWYQYEEDKEDYVEMNHHNLDRLIVYEEADMKKIFASKGKGVIFVLYYGDADTNTIVDEIEKELFRLN; from the coding sequence ATGGGGAAGTCGATTTACAAAGTTCGACCGAGTGATTATTGGCGGATCGGGGAGCATGAAAACTGGTTTGAAGAGATGGCTGCAGAAGGTCTTCATTTAAAAAAGTTAGGGAAAGTGTTCGCTACATTCGAAAAAGGCGAACCGAAACAAATGAAATATAGAATCGACATTTCAATCGATCGGAAAATTTCAGAGGATCAGTTGGATATGTATGCGGAAAGTGAATGGGAGTATGTAACACGGGATAAATTCTTTTACGTTTTTTCTTCACCAGTGGAGTTAAACGCACCAGAACTACATACAGATTCCGCAGAACAATCCTATACGATAGAAAAACTGGACAACAAAATAGCGGGCAATGCCTTTTTCACGGGTGTGGCAACAATCCTTATGATTGGAATGCTGAGTGCGATTTGGTTTTTGGAGGGAACACCGGTTTATGTTCTAATAGAAGGTTGGGCAATTCAACAAACCATTCTTGCAGCTTTCATCGGTTATACGGCTTACACATCGCTTCGGGCGTCTATCTCCATTCGCGGATTACGTAAGAATCTCTTGGAAGGAAAGCCAATTAACCGCCACGCATCTTGGACAAAGCGCGATCGCCGACGTTCTGCTTTTGCCGTGGTTTTTGCGATTGTTATCGGATTAAGTGCAGTGATCCCTATCGTTCAACTCGCGAAAAATAAGACCGAAACATTGCCTGAAGAGAATATTGACTTGCCCATTGTCAGATTGGCGGACATTGAGCAAAATCCAGATCTAATTCGTGATGGGCCTGTATATATGGATGATGGAGTAGACTGGGGCAATCGATATACTTTTAAATGGGGGCCATTTGCTCCAGTGCAATACGAGACTAATGAAGGCGGACTTGTACCAGGAAAAATGTGGAGCGATGGTAGTGGACGATATTCACCAAGTGTACATACAAAAGTCTATCAGTTAACGATTCCCGCGATGGCTGACAGTCTCATAACTGACTTGATGAAGTGGTATCAGTATGAAGAAGATAAAGAAGATTACGTGGAGATGAACCATCATAATCTTGACCGGCTAATTGTCTATGAAGAAGCGGATATGAAGAAAATATTTGCTTCCAAAGGAAAAGGAGTCATCTTTGTCCTTTATTATGGAGATGCAGATACGAATACGATTGTGGATGAGATTGAGAAAGAATTGTTCCGATTGAATTAA
- a CDS encoding helix-turn-helix transcriptional regulator: MKNLIKDMRTEMGLTQDDLAEKLEVSRQTIISLEKGRYNPSLILAFKIAKLFNCKIEDIFQPEEE, translated from the coding sequence CTGAAAAACTTAATCAAAGATATGCGAACCGAGATGGGATTGACGCAGGATGATCTTGCGGAAAAGTTGGAAGTCTCAAGGCAAACAATCATCTCGCTCGAAAAAGGTAGATACAATCCGTCACTGATATTAGCGTTTAAAATTGCAAAACTATTCAACTGTAAAATTGAGGACATATTCCAACCGGAGGAGGAGTGA